In Gimesia benthica, a single window of DNA contains:
- a CDS encoding amidohydrolase produces the protein MSISKQELVERSQVILAHAWMVRTFIKHCDEVDDYPELMGITRAVFDASRALETRVDDPDSYLKMLRKKIGRLRKATDQFALDAPEASLHTNFEQAVISMKGCTQALEALLADVEE, from the coding sequence ATGTCGATCAGCAAACAGGAACTGGTAGAGCGCAGTCAGGTGATCCTGGCACATGCCTGGATGGTGCGAACGTTTATCAAGCACTGCGATGAAGTAGACGATTACCCGGAGCTCATGGGAATCACGCGGGCTGTCTTTGATGCTTCGCGGGCACTGGAAACCCGCGTGGATGATCCGGACTCCTATCTCAAGATGCTCCGTAAAAAAATCGGTCGGCTCCGCAAAGCCACTGATCAGTTTGCGCTGGATGCGCCGGAAGCATCACTGCACACCAACTTCGAGCAGGCCGTGATCTCGATGAAAGGCTGCACCCAGGCGCTCGAAGCATTACTGGCAGACGTCGAAGAGTAA
- the lepA gene encoding translation elongation factor 4 encodes MATEPRLIRNFSIVAHIDHGKSTLADQLLLKTGAITEREFKNQILDDLQIEQERGITVKARTVVIHHKYKGETYELNLIDTPGHVDFHYEVSRSLAACEGALLLVDAFQGVQAQTVANAYACINADLSIIPVVNKIDLPVTRIDEVLEEVESVVGLDPEEALKVSAKSGIGIEDVLDAIVERIPPPSGDPSAPLQALVFDSKYDHYRGVVTYVRVVQGTVEKGQTVVLMRGGTKLDIIEIGQFTPHMKAVKSLGPGQVGYLVSGAKELSQVHVGDTIADPKKLPAAPLPGYQTPQQMVFCGMYPIEATDFEKLREELQKLSLNDASFSFVPETSDALGFGFRCGFLGMLHMEIIQQRLEQEFNIDLLQTAPNVTYEILERSGEVLHLDNPQDVPDASRIEEFREPIALVNFILPAENIGTIMQLCSDRRGIYKNTEYLGTNRAQLVYELPLAEIVYDMYDRLKSATKGYGTMDYDIIGYRAADLVKMDILVKGERVDALSTIVHRSQSERRGRGLAKRLKEEISKHQFEIPIQAAIGGKIIARETIKALRKNVTAKCYGGDITRKRKLWEKQKEGKKRLKQFGQVEIPQKAFLAVLDATKEE; translated from the coding sequence ATGGCAACTGAGCCCCGTCTGATTCGAAACTTTTCGATCGTAGCACATATTGACCACGGGAAAAGTACGCTGGCTGACCAGCTGCTCCTGAAAACCGGCGCCATCACGGAACGGGAATTCAAAAACCAGATTCTGGATGACCTGCAGATTGAACAGGAACGCGGAATTACGGTCAAAGCCCGCACGGTGGTTATTCACCACAAATACAAAGGTGAAACATACGAGCTGAACCTGATCGACACCCCCGGTCACGTCGACTTCCATTACGAAGTCTCCCGCAGCCTGGCTGCCTGTGAAGGCGCGCTGCTGCTCGTGGACGCCTTTCAGGGTGTGCAGGCCCAGACCGTCGCAAACGCCTACGCCTGCATCAACGCCGACCTGTCAATCATTCCGGTCGTCAATAAAATCGACCTGCCCGTGACTCGTATCGACGAAGTGCTGGAAGAAGTTGAATCGGTCGTTGGCCTCGACCCCGAAGAAGCACTCAAAGTCAGTGCCAAGAGCGGGATCGGCATTGAAGATGTGCTCGATGCCATCGTCGAACGCATCCCCCCTCCGAGTGGGGATCCCAGTGCGCCACTGCAGGCACTGGTCTTCGACAGCAAGTACGATCATTACCGCGGCGTCGTTACCTATGTCCGTGTGGTCCAGGGAACGGTAGAAAAAGGCCAGACGGTCGTCCTGATGAGAGGCGGTACCAAGCTGGACATTATCGAGATCGGCCAGTTCACTCCGCACATGAAAGCCGTCAAGTCGCTGGGGCCCGGACAGGTAGGTTACCTGGTCAGTGGTGCGAAAGAACTCAGCCAGGTTCACGTGGGGGATACTATCGCCGACCCCAAAAAGCTGCCGGCTGCCCCCCTGCCCGGCTACCAGACTCCACAACAGATGGTGTTCTGCGGGATGTATCCCATCGAAGCCACCGACTTTGAAAAGTTGCGTGAAGAGCTGCAGAAGCTGAGCCTCAACGACGCAAGTTTCAGTTTCGTACCAGAAACCAGTGACGCTCTGGGCTTCGGCTTCCGTTGCGGCTTCCTGGGCATGCTGCACATGGAAATCATTCAGCAGCGTCTGGAACAGGAATTCAATATCGACCTGTTGCAGACCGCGCCCAACGTAACTTACGAAATCCTGGAGCGCAGCGGCGAAGTTTTACACCTCGATAACCCGCAGGACGTTCCCGATGCAAGCCGCATCGAAGAATTTCGCGAACCGATCGCGCTGGTGAATTTCATCCTCCCTGCAGAGAACATCGGCACCATCATGCAGCTCTGTTCCGACAGGCGCGGGATCTACAAGAATACCGAGTACCTGGGAACTAACCGGGCACAGCTGGTTTACGAACTGCCGCTGGCGGAAATCGTCTACGACATGTACGACCGCCTGAAAAGCGCGACTAAGGGTTACGGTACGATGGACTACGATATCATCGGCTACCGAGCAGCCGACCTGGTCAAGATGGACATCCTCGTCAAAGGGGAACGCGTCGATGCCCTCTCTACGATCGTGCACCGCTCACAGTCCGAGCGTCGTGGACGCGGTCTGGCGAAGCGGCTCAAAGAGGAGATCTCCAAGCATCAGTTTGAAATCCCGATTCAAGCCGCGATTGGTGGAAAGATCATCGCTCGCGAGACGATCAAAGCCCTCCGCAAAAATGTGACCGCCAAATGTTACGGTGGTGACATCACCCGTAAGCGCAAGCTGTGGGAAAAACAGAAAGAGGGCAAGAAACGCCTCAAGCAGTTCGGCCAGGTCGAGATTCCCCAGAAGGCATTCCTCGCGGTACTGGATGCGACCAAAGAAGAGTAA
- a CDS encoding ROK family protein — protein sequence MNPTKPQEPYFVGIDIGGTNVKVGIVDDAGQTLAFCKTSTDVPSGVEAGLKNIYQAIDDALADCRLTMDDIKAIGIATPGTMDIPGGKLVDPPNLPTWKGFPIRQTVCDHYGGKQTIYQNDANAAAYGEYWIGGAREAHSLVFWTLGTGIGCGIIIDEMIIEGRHSHGGECGHIVIQMDDGRLCDSGQYGTLEAYAGGTSLVKRCQEQLDAGRESVLNDMLQQGQELTPLLISEAGEQNDELATELIMESARCLGVGTTNLMHTIDPDMVLFGGAVTFGGKGTAQGDRFLQRIREEVQQRAFSVPYENTIIDYAELGADAGYIGVAGCARLACLKAE from the coding sequence ATGAATCCGACAAAGCCTCAAGAACCTTATTTTGTCGGCATTGATATCGGTGGTACGAACGTCAAGGTCGGTATCGTTGATGATGCTGGCCAGACACTTGCCTTCTGTAAAACGAGCACCGATGTCCCTTCAGGCGTTGAGGCGGGCCTGAAGAACATCTATCAGGCCATCGACGATGCCCTGGCTGACTGTCGGCTGACGATGGACGACATCAAAGCCATCGGTATCGCCACTCCCGGCACGATGGATATTCCCGGGGGCAAACTGGTTGATCCGCCGAATCTTCCGACCTGGAAAGGTTTTCCGATCCGACAGACCGTCTGTGATCATTACGGCGGCAAACAGACGATCTACCAGAACGATGCGAACGCGGCCGCCTATGGAGAATACTGGATCGGCGGTGCCCGCGAGGCTCATAGTCTGGTGTTCTGGACACTGGGCACGGGCATTGGATGTGGTATTATTATAGATGAAATGATCATCGAAGGTCGTCACTCACACGGAGGCGAATGCGGACACATCGTAATCCAGATGGATGACGGACGGTTATGTGATTCAGGACAATATGGTACACTCGAAGCTTACGCGGGTGGCACGTCCCTGGTGAAGCGCTGTCAGGAACAGCTGGACGCCGGTCGTGAGTCCGTCCTGAATGACATGCTGCAGCAGGGCCAGGAACTGACTCCTCTGCTGATCTCCGAGGCCGGAGAACAAAACGACGAACTGGCAACAGAGCTGATTATGGAATCCGCCCGCTGCCTGGGAGTCGGTACGACAAACCTGATGCACACCATTGATCCGGACATGGTTCTGTTCGGCGGTGCGGTGACATTCGGAGGCAAGGGTACTGCCCAGGGAGACCGTTTCCTGCAGCGCATCCGGGAAGAGGTCCAACAACGCGCGTTCTCGGTTCCCTACGAGAACACGATCATCGACTATGCAGAACTCGGAGCAGACGCCGGTTACATTGGCGTCGCCGGCTGTGCGCGACTGGCCTGCCTCAAAGCAGAATAA
- a CDS encoding sulfatase family protein, translating into MLRRFVCSALLLLCGFCFSSTLVSLHAAEKAARPNIVLCMTDDQGWGETSFNGHPVIKTPHLDDMAASGLRLDRFYAAAPVCSPTRGSFLTGRHPNRFACFSWGHTLRPQEVTVAEAVKSAGYTTGHFGKWHLGSVQANSPVSPGNSGFDKWVSSPNFYENDPYMSHNGMVEQLKGESSRVTVDAALDFMKGAQKKEQPFLAVIWFGNPHLPHEAVDELKALYPNQDPAFQNYFGEISGVDRAMGHLRRQLRDLGLAENTLLWFTSDNGPRPPQFKKDGPRSQATGGLAGYKGNLWEGGIRVPSLIEWPAVIKKPETSDMPCGTIDIYPTVLAVTGAKVSHQPTLDGESLLPLIEGHKMSRNKPMGFWTYPTKGHPKRSTDILLALQKQQSPGKPNPPGPVPDADAGSLKAQYSQEELPGSAALIDGDFKVLKMENKKGTPKFTLYNLKQDPSEQHDLSKQDPQRFKKMKAALEGWQHSVVDSLNGKDYAD; encoded by the coding sequence ATGCTACGCCGCTTTGTCTGCTCCGCTTTGCTCCTGCTTTGTGGATTCTGTTTCTCCAGTACCCTTGTCAGCCTGCACGCCGCTGAAAAAGCAGCGCGGCCGAATATCGTACTCTGCATGACTGACGACCAGGGCTGGGGCGAAACTTCCTTTAACGGACACCCTGTAATCAAGACGCCGCACCTGGATGATATGGCTGCCTCTGGTCTGCGGCTGGACCGCTTTTATGCAGCAGCGCCCGTCTGTTCGCCTACTCGAGGCAGTTTTTTGACCGGACGACACCCGAACCGCTTCGCCTGCTTCAGCTGGGGACATACCTTACGTCCGCAGGAAGTCACAGTCGCTGAGGCGGTCAAGTCAGCCGGTTACACAACCGGCCACTTCGGGAAATGGCACCTCGGTTCGGTGCAGGCTAACAGTCCTGTCTCTCCGGGGAACAGCGGCTTTGACAAATGGGTTTCGAGTCCAAACTTCTATGAAAACGATCCTTACATGAGCCATAACGGAATGGTCGAGCAGCTCAAGGGAGAAAGTTCCCGCGTCACCGTCGATGCGGCGCTCGACTTCATGAAGGGGGCTCAGAAAAAAGAACAGCCCTTCCTGGCGGTCATCTGGTTTGGTAATCCGCATCTGCCCCACGAGGCGGTGGACGAACTCAAAGCCCTGTATCCCAATCAGGATCCTGCTTTCCAGAACTATTTTGGTGAAATCAGCGGCGTCGACCGCGCGATGGGACATCTCAGAAGGCAGCTCCGCGATCTGGGACTCGCGGAAAATACACTGCTCTGGTTCACCAGTGATAACGGTCCCCGACCTCCCCAGTTCAAAAAAGACGGCCCCCGCTCTCAGGCGACCGGCGGTCTGGCCGGTTATAAAGGGAACCTCTGGGAAGGGGGCATTCGCGTGCCGTCCCTGATCGAGTGGCCAGCGGTTATTAAGAAACCGGAAACTTCAGACATGCCCTGCGGCACCATCGACATCTATCCGACAGTGCTTGCTGTGACCGGTGCGAAGGTCTCACATCAGCCCACGCTGGATGGCGAAAGCCTGCTGCCCCTCATCGAAGGACACAAAATGTCCCGCAACAAACCGATGGGTTTCTGGACCTATCCCACGAAGGGGCATCCTAAACGCAGCACGGATATTCTACTGGCGCTGCAGAAACAGCAGTCTCCCGGAAAACCCAATCCACCCGGACCGGTTCCCGATGCCGATGCAGGCAGCCTGAAAGCACAGTATTCCCAGGAAGAACTCCCGGGTTCCGCTGCACTGATCGACGGCGATTTTAAAGTCCTGAAAATGGAAAACAAAAAGGGAACGCCGAAATTCACCCTGTATAACCTCAAACAGGATCCGTCCGAACAGCATGATCTGTCGAAACAGGATCCACAGCGGTTCAAGAAGATGAAAGCCGCCCTGGAAGGCTGGCAGCATTCGGTGGTCGATAGCCTGAATGGCAAAGATTACGCCGATTGA
- a CDS encoding family 16 glycoside hydrolase — protein MNSGLFKRLFCQACCALLLLTVALGSSVSAEDAKKVLKAGIIGLDTSHAIAFTKMLNTGNPEGDLAGCRIVAAYPKGSPDIESSVSRVPGYTKQVKEMGVEIVDSIPALLEKVDVVFLETNDGRPHLEQALPVLQSGKPVFIDKPIAASLTDAVALFELSKKYNTPMFSSSSLRFAKGAQRLRNGEEGKIMKASTHSPCSLESTHPDLYWYGIHGVETLFTVMGPGCESVTRTVSNADRDEVAGKWAGGREGHFAGVRKGTPKGYGGTAVGKNGEVAVGGYDGYKPLLVEIVKFFRTGKAPVSPEETLEIYAFMEAADESKRQGGKEVTLASVMEKAEKQAAKKLSKLDVADSGASESDNELTASEKAEGWKLLFNGENYKGWMCSNGKKIAAPIENGALVPYKSGGYLIVYNKEFGDFKFKCDVKMPEECNSGIFFRVGDLKNPVQTGFEAQVLSGDGTGMHDFGAIYDLVAPAKNLASAPGEWTHFEITCKGPHISVAVNGEVVAKLNADEWTEPGKRLDGSAHKFKAAVKDFPRKGYIGFQDHGHKVWYKNVKLLEL, from the coding sequence ATGAACTCTGGACTTTTTAAACGTCTTTTCTGTCAGGCCTGTTGCGCTCTGCTGCTGTTGACAGTTGCCCTGGGCAGCTCCGTCTCCGCTGAAGATGCCAAGAAGGTACTCAAAGCCGGGATTATCGGCCTGGATACCTCGCATGCGATTGCCTTCACCAAGATGCTGAATACTGGCAACCCGGAAGGGGATCTGGCCGGCTGTCGGATCGTCGCCGCTTATCCCAAGGGAAGCCCGGACATTGAATCCAGTGTCTCTCGCGTTCCCGGCTACACGAAGCAGGTGAAAGAAATGGGCGTGGAAATCGTCGATTCCATTCCCGCACTGCTGGAGAAAGTCGATGTGGTCTTCCTCGAAACAAACGATGGTCGTCCGCACCTTGAACAGGCGCTGCCAGTTCTCCAGTCAGGCAAGCCGGTCTTCATCGACAAGCCGATTGCTGCCTCGCTGACCGATGCCGTCGCTCTGTTCGAACTCTCCAAAAAATACAATACTCCCATGTTCTCATCTTCATCACTGCGGTTTGCCAAGGGCGCACAGCGTCTGCGGAACGGCGAAGAGGGAAAGATCATGAAGGCCAGCACCCACAGCCCCTGTTCGCTGGAAAGCACTCATCCCGACCTGTACTGGTACGGGATCCACGGTGTCGAAACTCTGTTTACCGTGATGGGACCTGGTTGTGAGTCTGTCACCCGTACAGTCAGCAATGCTGATCGGGATGAAGTCGCCGGCAAATGGGCCGGTGGTCGTGAAGGGCATTTCGCTGGTGTCCGCAAAGGAACCCCTAAAGGTTATGGCGGAACCGCAGTCGGTAAAAACGGTGAAGTCGCCGTGGGTGGTTACGACGGTTACAAGCCGCTGCTGGTGGAGATCGTGAAGTTCTTCCGTACCGGCAAGGCGCCTGTGAGCCCTGAAGAGACGCTGGAAATCTACGCATTCATGGAAGCTGCTGACGAAAGTAAACGGCAGGGGGGCAAAGAAGTCACCCTGGCAAGCGTCATGGAAAAAGCTGAGAAGCAGGCTGCGAAGAAGCTGTCCAAGCTCGATGTGGCTGACTCCGGTGCTTCAGAATCAGATAACGAGCTGACTGCATCTGAAAAAGCAGAAGGCTGGAAACTGCTGTTCAACGGCGAGAACTACAAAGGCTGGATGTGCAGCAACGGAAAGAAGATCGCTGCTCCGATTGAAAACGGCGCACTGGTGCCTTACAAGTCGGGTGGTTACCTGATCGTCTACAACAAAGAATTTGGTGATTTCAAATTCAAGTGTGATGTCAAAATGCCTGAAGAGTGCAACTCCGGAATCTTTTTCCGCGTGGGTGATCTGAAGAATCCCGTGCAGACCGGCTTCGAAGCGCAGGTCTTAAGTGGCGACGGCACCGGCATGCACGATTTCGGGGCGATCTATGACCTCGTTGCTCCTGCAAAGAATCTGGCCAGTGCACCTGGCGAATGGACTCATTTTGAGATTACCTGTAAAGGACCGCACATCAGCGTCGCCGTGAATGGAGAAGTGGTTGCCAAGCTGAATGCAGATGAATGGACTGAGCCAGGCAAGCGTCTGGATGGTTCTGCGCACAAGTTCAAGGCGGCCGTCAAAGACTTCCCGCGGAAAGGTTATATCGGTTTTCAGGACCACGGACACAAAGTCTGGTATAAGAATGTAAAGTTGCTGGAACTGTAA